The genomic region TGGGCTGGGAGGAGGTCCATGGGAGACCCCAGGGATTCTCACACATGACTCTGTTTGTAATTCTACCAGGCTCTAAAACAAGCTGGCCAGACCTGGAAAAAAAACTGTACAAGGTTTAACCCTTGCCTGGCTGAGAATATCAACATCTACTATTGGAATATCCCAGAGTGCATGTGGCCACCAAGCATATAAGGTTGTATACTTATCCATAAATGTGTATTAATACCTCTATCATATTTTAATATTCCTACAGACATTTCCATCTTCCCCTAATCCAAAACAAGGTTATGTGTCTCCAAATGATTAAAGATGATGTGTCATAAGAAATACAGATATCAATGCAAAGCAAAAGCAATTCCAGAGTAATCACATTGGCTTTAAGCTCTATCATATATTAAACATGCAGCACTACATACTGAGTGGCAGCTGAAATTAAGATTTTTAGCTTCTGTTATTCAAACTGCAGACTTGACAGAATTATGAAAGCGGCCCAGTCAAACTGAATGTCAGTCAACCCAAGATGTATGAATAAAGCAATTTCCCGagttgggagggggagggtaagtCACGGcattttttcattttgtttaaTTATGTTCTGGCAACGCAAAGGCCATAATGTTTATTTCATGATTTGAATAGGTCtatggaaaagaaaaacaaatgatACCATGCAGATACAAGAATGAGACCGGGTCAATACTGATGTGTATAGCTGCCCCACGGTAAAACATTGGAATGCAACGGTGTTCCAGATAAATGACAGAACACCATCCATCACCAAATACgttatttgtctttattgaaccaaccaaccccccccccccccctcccccctcaatgAACAACACAAGAAAACTGCTACATTGTGTAGGCTAGCAGCCGCTTTGTCTTTTAACGCCGTGATGAGAAACTGAAGACTTTCAGTCTCTCAATTTAATAAATGATCTGACACAGCCAGGAAAGCATGCAGGATAGAATTTCACACCTTGCCCCATAATATATATTGCCCTTCGCCGCGACCAACCTTCAACCTCGGTGCAATGAGGTGCAATGATCCCTCCCCCGGCTTTGACAATAGAATTGGAAGCTAAGCCTTCAGAGCCAGCTTTGAAGAGCCAATAATATACTTCAAAGCATTTCCTGTAACCACTAGGACTCTGACACATAAGTCCTGCTATATTGCAGTCACAaaccaccctccaccaccccgcgACACAGACACTTGCGATGGAACTTATGCCAGACTTGACCGTTTCTAGCGCGTATACACATTCTATTAAACGCAGACTCAAACCAAGCACTATCCAGCTGCCACGGAAGTCAAGCATCAGGACACTATTAAACAAAGTCAGATTTCGTTTCCTGGGGGCCTGCCACAATCCGAAAACGTGATCGTCTAAAACAAATTCGTGTTGTCTTTTCATATATGAATCCTGTGTTTCTACTGAGGTTCTAATCTGCCGCATGCAGTCCTGAACAACCGACCATCCTGGGAATAACGGAGGGCGAAACGCTGTCTCCTAAGTGCGCATATAGGTGCATGTTCCGATCGCATTTAAGCGAGTACATGGAATTGGGAACATGGGTTTTCCTATTGACTCCAATAATAACAATGCGTTACATAAAACATGATTTTCTTTACTTACGAAGCCAATCATTAAATGCCTCTCCTTACGACTTATCCGAATATTTAGCTTCCATTTGAATGTATACAAGCACCTGCTCTGACTGCAATGCAAAAAGCTTTCAACAAATTATGATACATAATTGACACTCTGAATAAGTAACCTACACATGCAATACGTCAAATACACCTAACATCTGTGTAATATATGGAATTATATTTCATACATACAGTGTTGAGTCTTATCATAAGGCTTGTTTATCTTTGGCTGGTCACGAATGATTGCTTGTTCTCCTGATCGCAAGGCGTATTTCCTCTGCAAAAACGACCCCGCCACTTAAGTCCAAATAGATtgagagtagcctaatatctcTGTAAATATCCATGAAGACAGAGGGCTACTTTGAAGAGATCTTCGACATGGCACATACGTAAAATGGTAATGGCGTTTGTAATTGTCTTCAATGAAATACTCCGTCCCAGTCCACCCATCCGCATCCGCCGTCCAAACTACAGTATGATGTCGGAGTAAGAGGATGCATTCTCAATACTGTAAAAACCGGCACCCAACCAATAGTAGTTTTGAATATTCCCACGGCTCGACCAATCGTTTGAAACTGTAGGCGGTAACCACCGTGACGACGAACGGCTGCACGTTGCCATTTCGCGGAAAAACTTAAAGGGGTAGACAGAGCGTTGACAacagagaaaggtagagggTTTGGAAGGCGGAGGAGGCCAATTCACATAAAATGAGTTCAATTATGTCTAATAGGTCATTTCGGTCTGGTTCAGAAACACGGTTCACCGGGTTTCTGTGTCTCAAACCTAGACTTCAACCCCAGTCCGTTATTAAGAAATGGCTATTCTTAAAATTTGAGAAATTGACAAATACATTCTAGAAAATATGGAACAGCCTGAGGAGTAATTAATGATAATAAAAAGTGGTATGATAACAAACCATGTATTGTTTTAGATATTGGATATTGCCTATGGTTCAGCCGTGCACATGGATGAGAGCTAAGGTCTGCTGCTAAACTTCACATGATAATTTCATCAATATGCCCTGATAGCATAAACGTTTCAATTTTAAACACGGTCTCCATGGTAACGCTTTATGGCAACTTTATGATGGCGAGTTGCAAGAAATGATCAGGTTACTTTCTGGTCCTACAGttgactaagtgtgtgtgtgtgtgtcaagtaaACTACATTGAGAGTCTCCTGAAACACATCATAGGCCGTGCTGCAATCATAATCTTCAGAGTTTTTTCTGTACATACAGTTTGTCCATATACAATGACTGATAAGCAGCTAAACGTATGTGCCTTAATTATAAGGCACCTAATGTTTCTCTCCATTCTGTGTCGAGTGTGCTGATGTAGTGAAACTGATCAATGTGGTTTGAAGTGCTATTTAATGATGTTTTCCTGTGGCTGTTATAATGGTTCAAGTCAAAAGGGTTATAAGGCTAATGACCACACAGCAGGGGCTGTCTCCACAGGGGGTcaatgtacctgtgtgtgtatgagtgggtttgtatgtgtgtatgtgtgtgcatgcgagtttgtgcaggtgtgtgtgtgtgtgtaacgttcCTTGATTCTAACCAccgaaacactgttagaattgtgCACTTCAAATCCGTGATTTTCTGCTGTAATTTCCAAATGTACCATTTGTAtgccgctttggataaaagcttgtGCTAAATTAATGGAATGTAAGCGTGTAGAAGGTCTGTAGTGCGTTTGTGTCTGGTTTGTGTTCAGGCCACTGCAGGTGCTGTTACACAGAGGGTACTTTCACTGTCGAGGCTCGAGGGTAAAACAGCTGCCTCCATATCTGCCCTCCAGCTTCCTGTGCCCTAACCCTACCCCCTCTATCCCTGCCTTCTACATATGTGACCTCATTTCCTATCTATTCAGACATCCAGAAGCCCCTCATGACCACAGCATCTACTCCTTTGCAGTTGCTCAATTATGTCTTTAAACCACACACGCTTTCACAACTGAGAGGACATTCTGTAGCACATATCCGCCACAGCCTAAGGGATAATACACCACTGCTTAAACCTGTAATATGTCAACCAACTCTAAACCGAAAAGCCAAACTTTTAACTGAAATATATATAATAGTATGTTTTCTGTCAAGAGTAAATTGGACAATCACCATGCATAATGTAATCCAGGCAGGCATGCTTTAACCTGGATATGCCGTCATTAAGAATATTTAATAGTCTCCAGACAGCACCCCCGAGTGCCATTCTTTAATATAAATGAAGGTTTCCATTGGCAAATGATGTTACCATGCCAACCACTTTTTCTATATAGCATAAAACACGGGAGATGGAGAAATGTACTCCCAACAATCTCAGCTTGTTGTCCCAGCCttcacacagagaaaaacaagatAATTAATTCATAAATGACTGTATGTGGCAAAAGTGGAAAAGCACTTTGATCCCCGTGAGCTTGTGTGACAGTGAAATCATTTCAGAAAATCCCACACGTTTAGTTGATGAAAGCTCCATAAGTTTGCATACTAATAAACATGGAATTGTTTCTCTGGGAGAATAAAAATCTGCTTTAGTCTGAGGGTGAGTTGCCTTTGGTTTCATAGACAACTGAAACTACCATGGCTGTCTCTGGTCTGTTCCATAGATAAGTCCTTCCCTGTATCAGCATAATGATAGGGCCTGTGTTTGCTCAAGGTATTTGGAGAAGCAGGACTGGGCTGGATGAAAGCTTCAGTAACTCAGTTTATTGACTCCATTGGGATGCATAGTGGTTCAATTCCCTCAATTTGTGTCTCACATTTCCCTCCCATGTGCAGTGTTTCATTAGAAAATAATGACTTTCTAAAACCGAAAGCCTTTGATATTGCAATTAaccagagacagaaggaagagGCTGACAATACATTTCAACTCTGAGAAGCAACTAATGTGAAGAAATACGGCTGTTTAAATTTAGATTCGATTTACATTCTCAAACAGATTCACTCATTTGCAATATGAACGAAACTCATACATTGCATGTATTTTTGTCTGCTGTCTATACTGTAACATCGCATAGCAAGCACACCATCCCTAAGGTGGAGAAAAGACTGCTTGTTAAAATGACAAGTGCAACGAAAATGAAATTATATTCCATTACGTACTGTATTTTAGCCGAGTATCATTCAAACTGAAATGTTTGAAGCTGAAACTCATTTTAAATTCTGTATTCACCTGGTCATACTGTTTGGAAATTAGTGAATTGAAATGACAGGGAACATCACGTTACTGTTTTATCCTGTGAAAGAAAAACGAACAAGAGACAAGATGGAGATTATTCCTAATCTAAAGAACCAGCTGTAAAAACAATAGCACAATTAGgacacactgcagacagcaAACATTGTTGCGTCTGCCAAATACAACAAGGAGAAACAACACACTGACTGCATTTGTAAAAGGCTTTTGAGGAGTGTTTCCAAGTGAAAATACTGAAATGCGGATTACATTTTTGACTATGAAGAGGTTGGGTGGATGTCAATCAATAGGAAACCACTGTACAGTGTGCAATGTATGTGATAAAACAATAGGCAGTCAAAGAATGCTGCATGTCCTTGGCCAGTAGCCTAAAGTGTATGATAAAGCTAACCTCAATAACAGGAGGAAACCATTTTCATATTCATCATATTCATTATCCATTGTCAAGAGGGattaacaaaaagaaaaagtatTTGGGTCAATTAGAGAGGGTATATAATATAGAGGGAATAGACTAAAACTAAAACTGCCTGTGCGGTCAGAGGAATAAAGTGACTTGTGCTTTCACAGTAATGGCATTGAGATGTCATTGTTGCTCTGTCGCTCTACTAAGaatgtattcattcagcagacacttttatgcatctgctaaatgccaAAGCTACATAcaggtgggatttgaacccgtgaCTCCTTGAACTGCCATCCAATATCAATGGTTCACAATGCCATGTAGTTGAGATGTGTTTACTTTGCACTGCACCTGGTAAATACAAACCGTTCTCTGACTCAttgaccaccaaaatactgaCAGACACATTCTCATCAGATCCCTGAACCTGGCTGCACTTTACGTACGCATTAATACGCTTTTCGTATGTCGCTtcagataaaagcgtctgctaaatgaataggaATACAAATTTAAATGTAGTCATGCTCGCTCGCCAGTTCTGACTGTCGTCTGTGAACTCCTTTGCAGGCTTGAAAATAAAGTTTGGTCCTCTCTTACCCCTGTCCCTGTTTCACTGCTGCCCTGGAATCTTCCAGATCAGCCGGTTGTCTCTCCTCCCAGAGGATGTCATGGCCTGCCTGTTCAGGCTGTCCTCATCAGAGCAGAATGATCCTGGCAGACACACTAATAAAGAATACCATCTGTGCCTGGCAGGCGGAAAGAGAGGGGCCAATGAACCAATGAGAATGTCAGTAGTACCcctcctgccacacacacacacacagacacacacacacactagccactggctcccctcatctctctcaagatgaaaggaaggaagggagttgGTTAATTAAATTGCAGCAGGGATCAGAGGCGACCCCATAGCTCTGCCTCTAACAGGGGCAGACGAGGCACTCTGACAGGAGGGTTCGGAGATGTCAAGGAAACTAATTGCTGCTGAGGTATCCACCGGCGGCTCCCTTTCTTAAGACTCTGCTCAGAACAGGACGATGTGTTCTTGGAAAGAGAAATGTCCATGTTACTCAGATGAGGGAGTGACATTTGGTGATCGTTCAATGAATTCTACAAAATACAACACATCGTATGTGAATTTAACGGCGAGTCTACTGGCAGAGCTCTTCGTAGTTCTTAagttatttatttacttttagAATGTCTTCAACTCATCTGTTAAGTGTGAGTCAATGAGATGATGTGTCTAAGAGAAGGCTGCTGAATGACTTACTAGCGCCACCTGCTGCATACAGTTGATCGACAACTACGATCTCCACAATGGCTACATTTAACAACATTAGTCATCTCATCTGGAATACGCCCTGCCTAAAGTTAGAGTCAACGCCCAGACGCAATAAAACATACAGAGAAGCATGAATGTGTAAGACGGACCACCTCTACAGCTCGTAGGTGAGCAATATTTACATTCTTGTCCATTATAGACACTGTACTAAACACAATATTGATGCCAATACACATTTTTCCTCGATGTTTGCTGAAGTGCAAAAGCCACTCGTCTGAAAAATGTGATCCTTACTATGTGAAAATGTAGCCTATCTTCACGTGCCGACGGATTAGTCTATACGACTGTGTAGCGTTAGAGTAAGTGTCACAGAAAATTGAAAGAAATGACCACCGTGAATGACCAAGGGAAGTTTTGCACACAAACGTGATTTTTGTAAAATCTTGTGCCACTGCTACATTGTCTGAACGGGCGGGGCTAAAAAGCGTCATGTTGACCAATAAGATTTCGCTACCCTATGTAAATAAACCAGTTTCAGTTTCAACGTTAATCCAACATGGAAAGAACAGTCTAAAAAAATGCAGCACGTTGCCTGCATGTATGTACCTCCCCATATGTCAATGTTTAACGTTTCTTTGCCCATCTTTTGTTTTTGATTGAGATGTGATAAAGTACCTATTGTGAATCTTAGCTGCGAATTCGGCGTGCAAACTTAAACGTTAAATTTGTACTTCTATTAGGGCTGCCACTAGAGTTATGGGTATGTGCACGTGTTGCATAACGTACTTGTCGTACCAGTTTTTCTCTGCGCCAGGTACAGACAGCATCATGGATGAATTGCTGACTAGGCTCCGGTCGCTGACCTCAGACCAACTGCGGCAGCAGGTCATCGAGGCGGGGTTGAAGTGCggccccatcaccaccaccacccgggCGATCTTCGAGAGGAAGCTGGCCCGCACCCTCCTGGAGACAGAAGAGGATGACCCCGGacggccctcctcctccaatggAGAACTGGCaggtggagggcagggagggaaccTGGACAGCAGCCCTGATCTGATATCTGACGGGAAAGAAGCTCACCCTTCTGAAGAGGCACAGGAAGTGAGTGTGCCTGATTCTCCGCCTGTGTACTATGGAGTGTGTCCTCCTAGGGAGGAGGCCTCGGGGAAGGAGGGTGAGTCATCATGGCGGTTGGAGGAGGAATGAAACACAATCATTAACATCGTAATGGGATGGTTAGAAGAGAATGCGGGGAGAGTATTTTTTGAATCTGTGCTTTCTTTCTCATCAGACAAAGTTAGGGTGTATGTGGACAGGAGGAAAGCTCTGAGGGCCACGATCACTATGAAAGGGGCCCGGTTCAAGGCCTTCTCAACTAGAGAAGAAGCAGAGACGTTTGCAAAGGGGAGCAGTGGACCAATCCCAGCCCAGCCTACCATCAGCACACCAGACGGGCCACAGACAGGGGTTTGGGGACCTGTAACATCCTCTGGTATGTCAATATATCTACCTCCATCCCAAACGGGTGGTCCCTGAGTTTTCTTTTAACAACCTCAGTTAAACATGTCAGCCGATGTTCTTCGCTCATTCACATTCAAACGTTCATTCACGATTTGCTTGCGGTCCATTTGAGTATTCTAGAATATTTAACTataatttatttaaatattCAAATCCTCGATGTTAAGGTGGTGCTGTCTCTGGGGGAGGTTCTGCGGGGAACCTGGAACACGCTAATGAGTTCCGCAGCCCCAGGACCCAGGACCTGACTGCCAAGCTGAggaaggctgtggagcagggcgACCAGGAGGCCTTCAGTACCCTGGTCTGGTCCAACCCACGGTACCTCATCGGTTCTGGAGACAACCCCACTATCGTTCATGTGTGTATCCTGCGGTACATGCTACACCACCATCTGTaccatgcatttacattttgtcatttagcagacgctcttatccagagcgacttacagtaagtacagggacattcccccccgaggcaagtagggtgaagtgccttgcccaaggacacaacgtcatggtCATTGTCAGGTTATGTTATGATGTCAGGTTATGTTATGATGTATTTATGTTTAtcattcatcatcatcatattgtttgtgtgtgtgtcaccaggaAGGATGTCATTACAATTCTCTTCACGTGGCGGCCAAAGAGAACCAGGCTGGAATAGCACAGCTACTACTGGACACACTGGAGAGCCCAGACTTCATGAGCCTCATGTACCCTGACGACCAGGAACACATGCTGCAGCAACGCATCCGCTACATCGTAGACCTGTACCTCAACACTCCAGACAAGGCGGTGAGTAGCCTAGCGACGCCGGAACTTTGGTATTTGTAGTCCGGACTGTTGTTTTTTGTAGGTCCGGAATGGGAGTGATATGTGTCGATGTGTTCCTACAGAGCAATGAAACCCCTCTTCACTACGCCTGTAAGTTTGGCTGCCCAGATGTGGTTAACGTTCTGTGTTCTCATCCTGCCACCGATAAACACCGCATAAACAAGTATAACCAGAAGCCCCCCAGTGTAAGTCACCACAGGGCTCACCAGTAAACGCACAGCATTCACACTTGGTGTCTACAGTGTTCAAATACTAATTCACACATCAAATAATCGTTTTCCTTTTCAGGTTATATGTGAAAGGAAAAACAAATCCCCTGAAATAAGGAAACAAATCAGGGTTTATTTGGAGGGTACGTCATGCTTTTATACATCCACTGCTAGTCTCCATTCATAAATGTTATGTAAAACAATGGAATGGAAAATTGTTCAGCACACAGAAACGCTGTCTCCTTCTGACAGACAGGTGCTATATCCCTCTgctgagagacacagacaacAGCTTCCAGCCTGTGATTGGCTTGCCATGGTCACCTGACCCACAGGGGGGCGATGTTCATTTGCTGAACTGTGGGGAAGCAGGAAGTCCCATAGACCCAGTCATGACTGTAAAGGCCTATGTGGGCCCCCTCAGTCCCTCAAAGGTAGCAACCAATCCAACGAACCATGGTCATCATCACCTGACCCTTAGCAATGAGTATTTAGACACACAGGTGAGAACAGCTGTGTTCACACAGTTTCACTGTGTCTCACAGGCAGAAGAGTTTTACAAACTGTGGAAATCCCCTTCGAGAGAGCGAGCAGTGTATTTCCATGGCATCCTCAAGTCAGACCCTGATAGAGGTGTGGAGCGTGTGGGGAGGTGAGTTGAGGACACCTAAAAACTGCTGGAGCAATCTGATCTAGCTGGTGACCGATTAAAATTGGTTTTGTTGTGACAAATGTTGTGGAATTTTTGCCACAGCACTCTGTTTTAACGGAAACACAAGGTCAGCGCAAAGGCTCACACAGCGAATGCAATTTTGACAAATATTCTTTAATGTCTGCAGAGATGGACGACGCGAAATTATACTTATACAGCAATTTATCAAATCACACAACTGTGTCTCGGGACACTTGAGATATCCCTGTGTTTGTGCTTTTTGCCTTGTCAGACAAAGTCCCATCTGTCTGTTCCCTGTTGAATAGGGAGATCGCACATGACATGGGCCATCCATGGGCCGAATACTGGGGCTTCCTGGACAGCTTTGTCGACCTCTCTTCCGAGGAGGGactggtgaggctggaggactACCTGAAGAGGAAAGACGATCACTGCCTAACCGCTGTCCATGGCAACGACCCTCAAACGCCGGCGGCTGTAATGGACCAGAGCTCTCCACCGACAGAGACAAGCTCGGTGTCCCCTGTGTGCAACCTGCTGCCAGAGTTTGAGAGAGCCAGCCTCGATCGCAGCGCAACCGCAGACCAGAGAGAGGACGTTGGGGCTGAAGagcctgctctctctgcagCGGGGGCAGAGGGCTTGGACCTGGGCGACCGCAGCTTCTGGAGGACCTGGGCCAGGAACCAGGGGAGGGCGGACGAGGAGCTGTCCAGCGCCTGTTCCGAGGAGTACCTAACAGCAGACGAGGGCTCGGAACGCTCAGGTTCCCTTGGAGACGTGCTGACGGACAGGAGAAGCTccgcctcttcctcttcttcgtcTTACAAGTCCACTGGAGATACGTCTGTGAACACGGTCCTCACAGCAGACACCCCCACAACACAGACTGCTTTCATTCAGGGGTGAGTTTTCAGTACTTGGGGAAGGACTTGCCCAAACCAGGCAGGAATCATCTAATGAAGTGTTGGTATTTCTCTTTACAGACAATCTCCTACCAAGTTGGACAGGGATGTTCTAGACGCCTTGAAAGACCTAGAGATTGATCCTGAGAAATACCCCTGTATTACAAAGTGGAAGGATAATATTCAGACCTATCCCTCGTCACAGAGGCTGAGGTTTGTTTGCGGCTTTTAGTTTTTTGTCTTCGACCAAACATTGTGCTCTTCGTTCTGTTCTCTCGCCGTTGTTGAATAATGCTTTCCTGTTGCCACCTTTCCAGCTGGTCTAGCCCCACGAGAAGCTGCAGGGAGACCCAGGAGTTCACTCCAAGCAGACCCCGCTCCACAAGCCCTgggcctcacagccccacacaaAACTCTTACACCCAGCACATCCTCCGTAAGACCCTCTTcaggtcaccaaactgacctgAACACCCAGCCAGGTGATGATCATTGTGTGACagttggggtctgggtgttctGCAGGTTGGAGAGATAATCTCAACACTATTGACACAAATAATGACCCACACAGTGCACAGAATTTATAGTGgaaagaggaaaacaaaatgtatATACAGCCAacaggtgtttttttttattccatCGGGCAGAAACTACATCATAGATCCTGGACTGTCATCTCAACATGTGTTACAGTAGGAGTGGATATGTCTGAATAATAAAACAGAATACATGAACAGATAATAAGGCAATAGATGATATACTGATTGTGATCAACGTAAGCACATAAGAGTTCCCTGATTTCTTACACAGACAATCGGGTGGAGTGTCACCAAAGCTTTCTATAAATACTGCATGGGTCAACATTCCTCTATTAATAACTATGCTGTCAGATACTGGTTTCAATGATTAATCTCATGAACCTGACGTTACCTGTTGAGTTTTATATTTTGCACAGTGGTTAATTTATTATGGCTGTTGTATTGTATGGACTGCTCCAGACACAGTATCTATTCACACTTAACTCAGCACTTTTGCATGTTTGCATTGCTTCAGGCTACATTATAATGGAGCATCGGGTTATTGGATTTTTGACAGAATTATGTAACCTGCTTGGGAATGAATTAAAGCACAAGTGCAATACTTTTATATAAAGTGTACGGATTGATTAAAGAGGACCATCATAACCGTTCTAATATTCAGGTTTATTCCCAGAACATATGACCAATAAAGTATAGTTTCATAAATTAACATACAAATGGCAT from Osmerus mordax isolate fOsmMor3 chromosome 14, fOsmMor3.pri, whole genome shotgun sequence harbors:
- the LOC136956214 gene encoding ankyrin repeat and LEM domain-containing protein 2, whose translation is MGMCTCCITYLSYQFFSAPGTDSIMDELLTRLRSLTSDQLRQQVIEAGLKCGPITTTTRAIFERKLARTLLETEEDDPGRPSSSNGELAGGGQGGNLDSSPDLISDGKEAHPSEEAQEVSVPDSPPVYYGVCPPREEASGKEDKVRVYVDRRKALRATITMKGARFKAFSTREEAETFAKGSSGPIPAQPTISTPDGPQTGVWGPVTSSGGAVSGGGSAGNLEHANEFRSPRTQDLTAKLRKAVEQGDQEAFSTLVWSNPRYLIGSGDNPTIVHEGCHYNSLHVAAKENQAGIAQLLLDTLESPDFMSLMYPDDQEHMLQQRIRYIVDLYLNTPDKASNETPLHYACKFGCPDVVNVLCSHPATDKHRINKYNQKPPSVICERKNKSPEIRKQIRVYLEDRCYIPLLRDTDNSFQPVIGLPWSPDPQGGDVHLLNCGEAGSPIDPVMTVKAYVGPLSPSKAEEFYKLWKSPSRERAVYFHGILKSDPDRGVERVGREIAHDMGHPWAEYWGFLDSFVDLSSEEGLVRLEDYLKRKDDHCLTAVHGNDPQTPAAVMDQSSPPTETSSVSPVCNLLPEFERASLDRSATADQREDVGAEEPALSAAGAEGLDLGDRSFWRTWARNQGRADEELSSACSEEYLTADEGSERSGSLGDVLTDRRSSASSSSSSYKSTGDTSVNTVLTADTPTTQTAFIQGQSPTKLDRDVLDALKDLEIDPEKYPCITKWKDNIQTYPSSQRLSWSSPTRSCRETQEFTPSRPRSTSPGPHSPTQNSYTQHILRKTLFRSPN